A genomic segment from Deinococcus sp. YIM 77859 encodes:
- a CDS encoding phosphotransferase family protein, which translates to MRPGWLAGGPAVSSRFWPPELRRAFPGPRRRLEAWVGEGAAFARYATAHGPLFLKYLPAGWRDERAYHRLAREAAYLRDLAPRSPVPHAPLLHAALDPVRWRAHLVTRDLTDTTTGWGAFQTDQQRETALLEVVRLLARHHAFWYGRSELTGEWGWDAGRVLRRAERVTPAPDWTPGEVAAVRGAVRALPTLLGAVRGVTLAHGDIHAGQVLWPLGGGFPILIDYGQAHAAPLGEDLAHLLYVRLDAQDRARLGPALREAYREELAARGQTLTPAGLAAEERAGLALNVLTTARQVGREGTSGVRDALRRVAQAWREEEISR; encoded by the coding sequence TTGAGGCCGGGCTGGCTCGCGGGCGGCCCCGCCGTCAGCTCACGGTTCTGGCCGCCCGAGCTGCGCCGCGCCTTTCCTGGGCCCCGCCGTCGCCTGGAAGCGTGGGTGGGAGAGGGGGCCGCCTTTGCCCGCTACGCTACCGCCCATGGCCCCCTCTTCCTGAAGTACCTCCCGGCGGGTTGGCGGGACGAGCGGGCCTACCACCGGTTGGCGCGGGAGGCGGCCTACCTGCGCGATCTCGCGCCCCGCTCGCCGGTGCCGCACGCCCCGCTGCTGCATGCTGCGCTTGACCCTGTTCGCTGGCGCGCGCACCTGGTGACGCGGGACCTGACGGACACGACGACCGGTTGGGGTGCGTTCCAGACGGATCAGCAGCGTGAGACGGCCCTGCTGGAGGTCGTGCGGCTGCTCGCCCGCCACCACGCCTTTTGGTATGGCCGCTCGGAACTCACGGGCGAGTGGGGCTGGGACGCGGGGCGGGTGCTTCGCCGGGCAGAGCGCGTGACTCCTGCCCCCGACTGGACACCGGGGGAGGTCGCCGCGGTGCGCGGGGCTGTCCGAGCTCTTCCCACCCTGCTCGGAGCCGTGCGGGGCGTGACCCTCGCCCATGGGGACATTCACGCTGGGCAGGTGCTGTGGCCGCTGGGGGGCGGCTTTCCCATCCTCATCGACTACGGGCAGGCCCACGCGGCACCCCTGGGCGAGGACCTGGCCCACCTGCTGTACGTGCGCCTAGACGCCCAGGACCGCGCCCGCCTTGGCCCCGCCCTACGGGAGGCGTACCGCGAAGAACTGGCCGCTCGGGGTCAGACCCTTACTCCCGCTGGGCTCGCTGCCGAGGAACGTGCGGGGCTGGCCCTGAATGTGCTCACGACGGCGCGGCAGGTCGGGCGCGAGGGGACAAGCGGCGTGCGGGACGCGCTGCGGCGGGTGGCTCAGGCGTGGAGGGAGGAAGAAATCAGCCGTTAG
- a CDS encoding ABC-2 family transporter protein produces the protein MRQAGRGHVRPYLSAARLSFRRQFAYPAATFWGLTTNLFFGALRLAVLLALFGLNPQVAGYTPQDAVTYTGLTQAFLMAYSLFGWYDLMRSVQRGEVATELLRPHSFLGFWLAQDAGRAAAQFLLRGVTILALYALLWGLKLPQGVEGWTLTALSVGLAWACGFAFRFLVNCAAFWTPDAVGIGRFAWALLGLACGFLMPLAFFPPWFQFLLAWTPFPSMLNSPVELWLGVKRGEEALRVLGVQAAWTVALLGLAQFVLARGLRRLEVAGG, from the coding sequence ATGAGGCAGGCGGGGAGAGGACACGTCCGCCCGTATCTGAGCGCGGCCCGGCTGAGTTTCCGGCGGCAGTTCGCGTACCCGGCGGCGACGTTTTGGGGCCTCACGACCAACCTGTTTTTCGGCGCGTTGCGGCTGGCGGTGCTGCTCGCCCTCTTCGGTCTCAACCCGCAGGTGGCGGGCTACACGCCACAGGACGCCGTCACGTACACGGGCCTGACGCAGGCATTTCTGATGGCCTATAGCCTCTTTGGGTGGTACGACCTGATGCGGAGCGTTCAGCGGGGCGAGGTTGCGACCGAGCTGCTGCGCCCGCACAGTTTCCTGGGGTTCTGGCTCGCCCAGGACGCTGGCCGGGCCGCCGCACAGTTTCTGCTGCGGGGCGTGACGATCCTGGCCCTGTATGCCCTGCTCTGGGGCCTCAAGCTTCCCCAGGGAGTAGAGGGGTGGACCTTGACGGCACTCAGCGTGGGGCTCGCCTGGGCGTGCGGGTTTGCCTTCCGCTTCCTGGTGAACTGTGCGGCGTTCTGGACGCCCGACGCGGTGGGCATCGGCCGCTTTGCCTGGGCGCTGCTGGGCCTCGCCTGCGGCTTTCTGATGCCGCTGGCCTTTTTTCCGCCGTGGTTCCAGTTCCTCCTCGCCTGGACCCCCTTTCCCAGCATGCTGAATAGCCCGGTGGAACTGTGGCTGGGTGTCAAGCGGGGCGAGGAGGCCCTACGCGTGCTGGGTGTTCAGGCTGCCTGGACCGTCGCCCTGCTGGGACTCGCGCAGTTCGTGCTGGCCCGCGGCCTGCGGCGGCTGGAGGTGGCCGGTGGATAG
- a CDS encoding ATP-binding cassette domain-containing protein, whose amino-acid sequence MIEVEHLRKSFQTRSGGLLRGTRRTVEAVRDVSFRVERGEVVGYLGPNGAGKSTTIKVLTGLLVPTSGRVEVAGRVPWRDRRRHVARLGAVFGQRTTLWWDLPVRDSLDLLRDVYRVPPARFRENLRTLSELLELGPFLGTPARALSLGQRMRADLAAAMLHDPDLLFLDEPTVGLDVVAKERIREFVRHVNRTREVTVLLTTHDLTDVERLARRVMIIDRGALLYDGTLPALQTRFGSARQLVVDFEVPPANPRVPGLDLVSVEGPRVTYAFTGAAAQPIALATAHAPVRDITVREPDIEATIRRIYEGNLLQPGAVP is encoded by the coding sequence ATGATCGAAGTCGAACACCTCCGCAAATCCTTTCAGACCCGCAGCGGTGGGTTGCTGCGCGGCACGCGGCGAACCGTCGAGGCCGTGCGGGACGTGAGTTTCCGTGTCGAGCGGGGAGAGGTGGTGGGGTACCTGGGACCGAACGGCGCGGGAAAAAGCACGACCATCAAGGTGCTGACCGGACTGCTGGTGCCGACCTCGGGGCGGGTGGAGGTGGCGGGGCGGGTCCCCTGGCGGGACCGGCGGCGGCACGTGGCGCGGCTGGGCGCGGTCTTTGGGCAAAGGACGACGCTGTGGTGGGACCTGCCCGTGCGCGACTCACTGGACCTCCTGCGCGACGTGTACCGCGTTCCCCCCGCTCGCTTCCGGGAGAACCTCCGGACACTGAGCGAACTGCTGGAGTTGGGGCCCTTTTTAGGCACTCCGGCCCGCGCTCTTTCGCTGGGGCAGCGGATGCGGGCAGACCTGGCGGCGGCGATGCTGCACGACCCCGACCTCCTGTTTCTGGACGAGCCGACCGTGGGTCTGGACGTGGTGGCCAAGGAACGCATTCGCGAGTTCGTGCGGCACGTCAACCGCACGCGGGAGGTGACCGTGCTGCTCACCACCCACGACCTGACAGACGTGGAGCGCCTGGCCCGGCGGGTGATGATCATCGACCGTGGGGCGCTGCTGTATGACGGCACCCTGCCCGCCCTTCAGACCCGCTTCGGCAGTGCGCGTCAGCTTGTGGTGGACTTTGAGGTTCCGCCCGCCAACCCCCGGGTGCCCGGCCTGGACCTCGTGAGTGTAGAGGGCCCCCGCGTCACCTATGCCTTCACCGGCGCGGCGGCGCAGCCCATCGCCCTCGCTACCGCCCATGCGCCGGTGCGGGACATCACCGTACGCGAACCGGACATCGAGGCCACCATCCGGCGGATTTACGAGGGGAACCTCTTGCAGCCCGGGGCCGTACCCTGA
- the glmM gene encoding phosphoglucosamine mutase gives MSERKYFGTDGVRAVAGEFPLTAGWVMQLGAAAAEVLKREHDRPSVVIGKDTRQSGDMLEAALAAGLTSRGVTVIHLGVLPTPGVSYLTRHLGANAGVVISASHNPYEDNGIKFFGRDGQKLSDATELEIEAALEDAAQRAPVTGVKLGSVTNYTEAERLYVQFLLEQAPDLSGLKVAMDCANGAAYRVGPKVFQAAGADVFAVYTTPDGRNINRGCGSTHLEHLQRIVREGDYDLGVAFDGDADRALFVDSRGNVVHGDHMLLLNARARGDRAVVTTLMANMALEVKLREAGIPLERTAVGDRYVHERLQQQALTLGGEQSGHILFLDKSPTGDGVLTALLTLRAMQQLGTTLDALFDELVMFPQTLVNVRVGDKKAIARDEAVQLAVRQAEARLRGRGRVNLRPSGTENLIRVMVEGPDEAEIHEVAQHLAQVVEERGRVGA, from the coding sequence ATGAGCGAACGGAAGTATTTCGGGACGGACGGCGTCCGCGCGGTCGCAGGCGAGTTTCCGCTCACCGCCGGGTGGGTGATGCAGCTCGGGGCAGCGGCGGCCGAGGTCCTGAAACGGGAACACGACCGGCCCAGCGTGGTGATCGGCAAGGACACGCGCCAGAGCGGTGACATGCTGGAAGCCGCTCTGGCGGCGGGTCTGACCAGCCGGGGGGTGACCGTGATTCACCTGGGTGTCCTCCCCACCCCGGGGGTCAGTTATCTCACGCGGCACCTGGGGGCGAATGCGGGTGTGGTGATCAGCGCCTCGCACAACCCCTACGAGGACAACGGCATCAAGTTCTTCGGGCGGGACGGCCAGAAACTCAGCGACGCCACCGAACTGGAGATCGAGGCGGCCCTTGAAGACGCGGCCCAGCGTGCTCCGGTGACCGGGGTGAAGCTGGGGTCGGTGACCAACTACACCGAGGCCGAGCGCCTGTACGTGCAGTTTCTGCTCGAGCAGGCTCCGGACCTGAGTGGGCTGAAGGTGGCGATGGACTGCGCGAACGGCGCGGCCTACCGAGTGGGCCCCAAGGTCTTTCAGGCCGCAGGAGCGGACGTGTTCGCGGTGTACACCACACCAGACGGACGGAACATCAACCGGGGCTGTGGCAGCACGCACCTGGAGCATCTGCAACGGATCGTGCGCGAGGGAGACTACGACCTGGGTGTGGCCTTTGACGGCGACGCCGACCGGGCCCTCTTCGTAGACTCGCGCGGCAACGTCGTGCACGGTGACCACATGCTTCTGCTCAACGCCCGCGCTCGGGGAGACCGTGCGGTGGTGACCACCCTCATGGCGAATATGGCGCTGGAGGTGAAGCTGCGCGAGGCAGGCATTCCGCTGGAACGCACCGCCGTCGGCGACCGGTACGTACACGAGCGTCTGCAGCAGCAGGCCCTCACCCTGGGCGGCGAGCAGAGCGGTCACATCCTCTTCCTCGACAAGAGCCCGACGGGCGACGGTGTCCTCACCGCCCTGCTGACCCTGCGGGCGATGCAGCAGCTCGGCACCACCCTCGACGCCCTCTTCGACGAGCTGGTGATGTTTCCGCAGACCCTGGTCAACGTGCGGGTGGGCGACAAAAAGGCCATTGCCCGTGACGAGGCCGTGCAGCTGGCGGTGCGGCAGGCAGAAGCCCGCCTGCGGGGCCGTGGCCGGGTGAACCTGCGCCCAAGCGGCACCGAGAACCTGATTCGGGTGATGGTCGAAGGCCCCGACGAGGCCGAGATTCATGAGGTGGCCCAACACCTCGCCCAGGTGGTAGAGGAACGGGGCCGGGTGGGTGCCTAA
- a CDS encoding transcriptional regulator, with amino-acid sequence MFNPPTLEDLQETRRANEKLVLKALESKPEWVETELAKTTGLALSHLRAALASLLDQGRVRRLPGTGTRAVYGLADPGLADVPATPLTEDAKRVRDYLEGRADSALYMSEQLRMSREDVMKALSLLNAHGMITCTFVGSLVIFRLKETQAIGQEQAPAQSGKKKQVA; translated from the coding sequence ATGTTTAATCCCCCTACTCTGGAAGATCTGCAAGAAACTCGGCGCGCCAACGAGAAGCTGGTGCTCAAGGCGCTGGAAAGCAAGCCCGAATGGGTTGAAACCGAACTCGCCAAGACGACCGGCCTGGCCCTCTCGCACCTGCGCGCCGCGTTGGCCAGTCTGCTCGATCAAGGCCGGGTGCGCCGTCTGCCCGGCACGGGGACCCGTGCGGTGTACGGCCTCGCTGATCCTGGCCTGGCCGACGTGCCCGCAACCCCCCTCACTGAGGATGCCAAGCGGGTGCGCGACTACCTCGAAGGCCGTGCGGACAGTGCCCTGTACATGAGTGAGCAGCTGCGTATGAGCCGTGAGGACGTGATGAAGGCGCTCTCGCTGCTCAATGCCCACGGCATGATCACCTGCACCTTTGTGGGCAGCCTGGTGATTTTCCGCCTCAAGGAGACGCAGGCCATCGGACAAGAGCAGGCGCCCGCGCAGAGCGGCAAGAAGAAGCAGGTCGCGTAG
- a CDS encoding ABC transporter permease, which produces MDRRRAGGPLLPAVRLLHLYFRLLEAQARSQLASPTAFVLDALAAALVTAAEFAAFALVLPRFGSLHGWTLGEVALLYGLAELAFVLMDVLFGGFDAPNLGAHVRSGSFSTFLLRPVPLPVQVFGSDFALRRLTRVLLAAGIVAYGVLRVDVTWSLEKTLLLAGSVLGMIAFFGGLFVVGGTLTFWTVESVEAMNVLTYGSRTLISFPMDIYATWLRRVFTYLVPAAFLSAFPVLHVLGRPLPDGLPSWAAFLSPVLGSLMLAAAFAFWRVGVRRYHGTGS; this is translated from the coding sequence GTGGATAGGCGAAGAGCAGGAGGCCCACTGCTCCCGGCCGTTCGCCTGCTTCATCTTTATTTCCGTCTGCTGGAGGCACAGGCGCGTTCGCAGCTCGCCTCGCCCACCGCCTTTGTGCTCGACGCTCTCGCGGCCGCCCTGGTGACGGCGGCGGAGTTCGCAGCCTTTGCGCTGGTGCTGCCCCGCTTCGGCAGCCTGCACGGCTGGACATTGGGCGAGGTGGCGCTGCTGTACGGCCTGGCAGAACTCGCGTTCGTGCTGATGGACGTCCTGTTTGGCGGCTTCGACGCGCCGAACCTGGGGGCACATGTCCGCAGCGGCAGCTTCAGCACGTTCCTGCTGCGGCCCGTTCCACTCCCGGTGCAGGTGTTCGGGTCGGATTTCGCCCTGCGCCGCCTCACCCGGGTCCTGCTCGCGGCGGGGATCGTCGCGTACGGCGTCTTGAGGGTGGACGTGACGTGGAGCCTAGAGAAGACGCTCCTGCTCGCGGGCAGCGTGTTGGGCATGATCGCCTTTTTTGGGGGGCTCTTCGTGGTGGGTGGCACCCTGACCTTTTGGACGGTGGAGAGCGTCGAGGCCATGAATGTCCTCACCTACGGCAGCCGTACGCTGATCTCCTTTCCCATGGACATCTACGCGACCTGGCTGCGCCGCGTCTTCACGTACCTGGTTCCCGCCGCGTTCCTGAGTGCCTTTCCCGTCCTGCACGTCCTGGGACGGCCCCTTCCAGACGGCCTGCCCAGTTGGGCCGCGTTCCTCTCCCCCGTCCTTGGCTCCCTGATGCTGGCCGCCGCTTTCGCCTTCTGGCGGGTGGGGGTGCGGCGGTACCACGGAACGGGCTCGTAA
- a CDS encoding cyclic-di-AMP receptor, with the protein MKLVLAVIQDADAAGLVRVLSENAFEVTKLASTGGFLREGNTTLMIGVADDRLAELKRHVQQTCRTRTRLVTPNIPLGEQGEGLSADPVEVAVGGAVMFVLGVQEFVKV; encoded by the coding sequence ATGAAGCTGGTTCTCGCCGTGATTCAGGATGCTGACGCCGCAGGCCTGGTGCGCGTGCTGTCGGAAAACGCCTTTGAGGTCACCAAGCTCGCCAGCACCGGCGGCTTTCTGCGCGAGGGCAACACGACCCTGATGATCGGTGTCGCGGACGATCGCCTCGCCGAACTCAAGCGCCACGTCCAGCAGACCTGCCGCACCCGCACCCGGTTGGTCACCCCCAACATTCCGTTGGGTGAGCAGGGCGAGGGGTTGAGTGCCGATCCCGTTGAGGTGGCGGTGGGTGGAGCCGTGATGTTCGTGCTGGGCGTGCAGGAATTCGTGAAGGTCTGA
- the polA gene encoding DNA polymerase I has translation MTAASPNTLVLIDGHALAYRSYFALPPLHNSRGEATHAVLGFLRLTLRLMRQASNQVIVVFDPPVKTFRHEQYDGYKSGRAETPSDLPGQIDRIRAIVDALGLPRLEEPGFEADDVIATVTKLAEGRGYEVRIVTSDRDAYQLLDDHVRVLSSDFSLVGPDEVREKYGVTVGQWVDYRALTGDASDNIPGAKGIGPKTAAKLLQEYGTLDAVLAAAKAGTLQPKGTREKLLAAEQEVLFSRELSRMVTDLPLKVELGVPRGAGDPERLAALLDELELASVKREVLGLSRGAPAPEEAPPADFGPPPIAEWQTPAEGVTWGYVLSREDDLTADLTAAATFDGKVARVAPVEERAEGSAVQELPLMGVAGEEAPKKLSKREQKAAERRAALFPPVVSEAEFVGQRTVTAAGAKALAAHLSVRGTVVEPGDDPLLVAYLLDPANTNMPAVAERYLRTAWPDEAATRAAIAYRLLQDLPPQLDEARRRLYEDVEKPLSAVLKRMEVRGVRLDSAYLRGLSEATAGRIAMLEAEIHRLAGREFAIRSRDQLETVLFDELGLASGKKTKLTGKRSTAVSALEPLRDEHPIIPALLEYRELEKLRGTYLEPLPNLVNPRTGRLHTTFSQTTAATGRLSSLNPNLQNIPIRSDLGREIRKGFIAEEGFCLISADYSQIELRLLAHMTGDELMQQAFREGADIHRRTAAQVLGQEEAQITPQQRRAAKTVNFGVLYGMSAHRLSNELGIPYTEAAGFIETYFNTYPGIRRYIEQTLAFGRERGYVETLYGRRRYVPELKAQNRTVREAGERLAYNMPVQGTAADIIKIAMVRLDHELAARGAHLLLQVHDELLIEAPEEEADRVAALTREVMEGAAQLSVPLAVEVGIGPNWYDTK, from the coding sequence ATGACTGCCGCCTCGCCTAACACGCTGGTGCTGATCGACGGGCACGCGCTGGCGTACCGTTCCTACTTCGCGCTTCCACCGCTCCACAACAGCCGGGGCGAGGCGACGCACGCGGTGCTGGGGTTCTTGCGGCTGACCCTGCGGCTGATGCGCCAGGCATCCAACCAGGTGATCGTGGTGTTTGACCCGCCGGTCAAGACCTTTCGCCACGAGCAGTATGACGGGTACAAGTCGGGCCGCGCCGAGACGCCGAGCGACCTGCCGGGCCAGATCGACCGAATTCGGGCCATCGTGGACGCTCTGGGCCTGCCCCGGCTGGAGGAACCCGGCTTTGAAGCCGATGACGTGATCGCCACGGTCACCAAGCTCGCCGAGGGCCGGGGCTACGAGGTCCGTATCGTGACCAGCGACCGCGATGCCTACCAGCTCCTCGACGACCATGTGCGCGTGCTGAGTAGCGACTTCTCCCTGGTCGGCCCCGACGAGGTGAGGGAGAAGTACGGCGTGACGGTGGGGCAGTGGGTGGACTACCGGGCCCTGACCGGTGACGCCAGCGACAACATTCCCGGTGCCAAGGGCATCGGCCCCAAGACGGCGGCCAAACTCCTGCAGGAGTACGGCACGCTGGACGCCGTGCTCGCTGCAGCCAAAGCAGGCACGTTACAGCCGAAAGGAACCCGCGAGAAGCTGCTGGCCGCCGAACAGGAGGTGCTGTTCAGCCGTGAGCTGTCGCGGATGGTGACTGACCTGCCCCTCAAGGTGGAGCTGGGAGTGCCGCGCGGCGCGGGCGACCCGGAACGGCTGGCCGCCCTGCTCGACGAGCTCGAACTCGCCTCGGTCAAGCGGGAGGTGCTGGGCCTGAGCCGGGGGGCACCAGCCCCGGAAGAGGCCCCTCCAGCGGATTTCGGACCGCCACCCATCGCCGAGTGGCAGACGCCCGCGGAAGGCGTGACCTGGGGCTACGTCCTGTCGCGCGAGGACGACCTGACCGCCGATCTGACCGCGGCGGCGACATTCGACGGAAAGGTCGCGCGGGTCGCCCCGGTCGAGGAGCGTGCAGAAGGAAGCGCCGTCCAGGAGCTCCCGCTGATGGGCGTGGCGGGTGAGGAGGCACCCAAGAAGCTCAGCAAGAGGGAGCAAAAGGCCGCCGAGCGCCGTGCGGCCCTCTTTCCTCCCGTCGTCAGCGAGGCGGAGTTCGTTGGACAGCGGACGGTGACGGCAGCGGGAGCCAAGGCGCTCGCCGCTCACCTCAGCGTGCGGGGCACCGTGGTCGAGCCGGGAGATGATCCCCTCCTCGTCGCGTACCTGCTCGACCCGGCGAACACGAACATGCCCGCCGTCGCAGAACGCTACCTGAGGACGGCCTGGCCAGACGAGGCCGCCACCCGCGCCGCCATCGCCTACCGGCTGCTGCAAGACCTGCCCCCTCAGCTCGATGAGGCCCGGCGCCGGCTGTACGAGGACGTAGAAAAGCCGCTCTCGGCGGTGCTGAAGCGAATGGAGGTGCGCGGGGTACGCCTCGACAGCGCCTATCTGCGCGGCCTGTCGGAAGCCACAGCGGGCCGCATCGCCATGCTGGAAGCCGAGATTCACCGCCTGGCGGGGCGTGAGTTTGCCATTCGCAGCCGCGACCAGCTCGAAACGGTGCTGTTCGACGAACTCGGGCTTGCCAGCGGCAAAAAGACCAAGCTGACCGGGAAGCGCAGCACGGCGGTCTCGGCCCTGGAACCGCTGCGGGACGAGCATCCCATCATCCCCGCGCTGCTGGAGTACCGTGAGCTGGAGAAGCTGCGGGGCACGTACCTGGAGCCGCTGCCCAACCTGGTTAACCCCCGTACCGGCCGCCTGCACACCACCTTCAGCCAGACGACCGCCGCCACCGGCCGCCTGAGCAGTCTCAACCCCAACCTCCAAAACATCCCCATCCGTTCGGACCTGGGCCGCGAGATCCGCAAGGGCTTTATCGCGGAGGAGGGGTTTTGCCTGATCAGCGCCGACTACTCACAGATCGAGCTGCGGCTGCTCGCGCACATGACGGGCGACGAGCTGATGCAGCAGGCGTTTCGCGAGGGTGCGGACATTCACCGCCGCACCGCCGCGCAGGTGCTGGGGCAGGAAGAGGCGCAGATCACGCCCCAGCAGCGCCGCGCCGCGAAGACGGTCAATTTTGGCGTGCTCTACGGCATGAGCGCCCACCGCCTGTCCAATGAATTGGGCATTCCCTACACCGAGGCGGCGGGTTTTATCGAGACGTATTTCAACACGTATCCCGGGATTCGCCGGTACATCGAGCAGACGCTCGCCTTTGGGCGCGAACGCGGCTACGTCGAAACGCTCTACGGTCGCCGCCGCTACGTGCCGGAACTCAAGGCGCAAAACCGCACGGTACGCGAGGCGGGCGAGCGGCTGGCGTACAACATGCCCGTCCAGGGCACCGCCGCCGACATCATCAAGATCGCGATGGTGCGCCTGGACCACGAGTTGGCAGCGCGGGGCGCCCACCTCCTGCTACAGGTCCATGACGAACTCTTGATCGAGGCGCCGGAGGAAGAGGCCGACCGCGTAGCGGCCCTGACCCGCGAGGTGATGGAGGGGGCAGCTCAGCTCAGCGTGCCCCTCGCGGTCGAGGTCGGTATTGGACCGAACTGGTACGACACGAAGTGA
- a CDS encoding DNA-3-methyladenine glycosylase, which produces MSALLPPSFFGRDPVRVAREVLGSTLVRVLPGGEVLSGRVVEAEAYDCPRDPACAAGRFHAARTAAMKIAPGHWLFWMAHGHPLLQVSCREEGIPASILIRALEPLTGLSTMLVHRPVTRERDLTSGPAKLVYALGLNPAEVAGTRVDSPALHLLAPAAPLPDEAVAITARVGLKEGRTLPWRFLLRANPWVSPGVPSMELAREP; this is translated from the coding sequence ATGTCTGCCCTCCTTCCCCCCAGCTTCTTCGGCCGTGATCCCGTGCGTGTGGCCCGGGAAGTCCTGGGGAGCACGCTGGTCCGTGTCCTCCCCGGCGGCGAGGTGCTGTCGGGCCGGGTGGTGGAGGCCGAAGCCTACGACTGCCCGCGCGACCCGGCCTGTGCCGCCGGCCGCTTTCACGCTGCCCGCACCGCAGCCATGAAGATCGCGCCGGGCCACTGGCTCTTCTGGATGGCGCACGGGCACCCCCTCCTCCAGGTGTCCTGCCGAGAAGAAGGCATTCCGGCGAGCATCCTGATCCGCGCGCTGGAACCCCTGACGGGCCTGAGCACCATGCTCGTGCACCGCCCGGTGACCCGTGAACGTGACCTGACGAGTGGCCCGGCCAAGCTCGTCTACGCGCTGGGTCTCAACCCGGCGGAAGTGGCGGGCACACGGGTGGACAGTCCGGCCCTGCACCTCCTGGCCCCCGCCGCCCCCCTGCCCGACGAGGCGGTCGCCATCACGGCCCGGGTTGGCCTCAAGGAAGGCCGCACGCTCCCCTGGCGGTTCCTGCTGCGCGCGAATCCCTGGGTGTCACCGGGGGTGCCCAGCATGGAATTGGCGCGGGAGCCGTGA
- a CDS encoding Ig-like domain-containing protein: MPHHTPLFGLCLALTLGLVACGTAPREETSSELTLTPATTATYRYDGYNLSLAVGERVSGTYTAGATWTSSHPAVASVVSSTDGRFMVTGVSAGTAYVRGSSGGRSAELKVTVFAGTAPAPAVTAVTLSAKSLSLTAGSSQTVTATVQGSGSVSQAVTWSSSHSGIARVDSVGRVTGVAAGSAIITATSVQDTSQKASLSVTVTPPAAPPTPTPTADAFNITVIFPANSMLTAEQQAAFTAAASRWSRVIAAGLPDVANVRLSTGQTVTVDDVAIVASGVTIDGPGQVLGQAGPRQVRSGTSLPLWGEMQFDAADLASMEANGSLQGVILHEMGHVLGIGTLWDEFLNANASSCVSATKVQYSGTNGLREYRNLGGQAAGVPVEDGYGTGTKCGHWKESVFQSELMTGFAQRGTMPLSRMTLGALADLGYSVNYGAADTYSIPQTAAQEGGMEIRERLITPEGITDPTH, translated from the coding sequence ATGCCCCACCATACCCCTCTTTTTGGCCTCTGCCTGGCCCTGACCCTGGGCCTCGTGGCATGCGGCACTGCCCCCCGAGAGGAAACCAGCAGCGAGCTCACCCTCACCCCCGCCACGACGGCCACCTACCGCTATGACGGGTACAACCTCAGCCTGGCTGTGGGTGAGCGCGTCAGCGGCACCTATACGGCCGGAGCGACCTGGACGAGCAGCCATCCGGCGGTTGCGAGCGTCGTCTCGAGCACGGACGGCCGGTTCATGGTCACCGGTGTCTCGGCGGGCACCGCCTATGTCCGTGGGTCTTCCGGCGGCCGCTCGGCTGAGCTGAAGGTGACCGTGTTCGCCGGCACGGCCCCGGCCCCAGCCGTCACCGCCGTGACCCTGAGCGCGAAAAGCCTGAGCCTCACCGCGGGAAGCAGCCAAACCGTGACTGCGACCGTCCAGGGCAGCGGCAGCGTCAGTCAGGCCGTCACCTGGAGCAGCAGTCACAGTGGGATTGCCCGGGTGGATAGCGTGGGACGCGTGACCGGTGTGGCGGCGGGCAGCGCCATCATCACGGCCACCAGCGTGCAGGACACGTCCCAAAAGGCCAGCCTCAGTGTGACCGTCACCCCTCCGGCCGCTCCACCCACCCCCACACCGACTGCAGACGCCTTCAACATCACCGTGATCTTTCCAGCCAACAGCATGCTCACGGCGGAGCAGCAGGCCGCCTTCACTGCCGCCGCCAGCCGCTGGTCACGGGTGATTGCCGCTGGACTGCCGGACGTGGCCAATGTCCGCCTCTCCACCGGCCAGACCGTCACGGTGGACGACGTGGCGATCGTGGCCAGCGGCGTGACGATCGACGGCCCGGGCCAGGTGCTGGGGCAGGCGGGGCCGCGGCAGGTTCGCAGCGGCACCTCCCTCCCGCTGTGGGGCGAGATGCAGTTTGATGCCGCCGACCTGGCCAGCATGGAGGCGAACGGCAGCCTTCAGGGCGTCATCCTGCACGAGATGGGCCACGTGCTGGGCATCGGAACGCTGTGGGACGAGTTTCTCAACGCGAATGCCAGCTCCTGCGTCAGCGCGACAAAGGTGCAGTACAGCGGCACGAATGGCCTACGCGAGTACCGGAACCTGGGAGGGCAGGCGGCGGGCGTGCCGGTCGAGGACGGGTACGGGACGGGCACGAAGTGCGGGCACTGGAAGGAATCGGTCTTTCAGTCGGAGCTGATGACCGGCTTTGCCCAGCGGGGCACGATGCCGCTGAGCAGGATGACGCTGGGGGCACTCGCTGACCTAGGCTACAGCGTGAACTACGGGGCAGCCGACACCTACAGCATTCCCCAGACCGCTGCGCAAGAAGGCGGGATGGAGATCCGGGAGCGTCTGATCACGCCCGAGGGCATCACCGACCCCACCCACTGA